ATTTGAAACCTCTTCAATCAATTGCTGTTTTTGCTCGTTTGTTGGCCCTCCATTTTCTGGCACAAGTTTGATATTGATAAACGGCATGTTATTCCTTAAAATTGAGATAACGCATTATAACGCTTTTATCCATAAATTTGAAACGATTTTTTAAAAAACAATGAATAAAAACCCTTTTGATCCCTTTGGAGTTAAGTTTGATATACTAACAGAATGAATACTTATAAAAACAGCTTGAATCACTTTTTAAATTTAGTGGATTGTTTAGAAAAGATCCCCAATGTGGGTAAAAAGTCCGCCTTTAAAATGGCGTATCATTTGGGTTTGGAAAACCCTTATCTGGCGCTCAAAATCACGCACGCTTTAGAGAACGCGCTAGAAAACCTTAAAACATGCACATCTTGTAACGCGCTCAGTGAGAGTGAGGTTTGTGAGATTTGCTCTGATGAGAGTAGGCAAAATTCTCAGCTTTGCATGGTTTTACACCCAAGAGACGTGTTTATTTTAGAAGACTTAAAGGACTTTTTAGGGCGCTATTATGTGTTAAACTCTATAGAAGAAGTGGATTTTAACGCCCTAGAAAAACGCCTGATTGAAGAAAACATTAAAGAAATCATTTTTGCTTTCCCCCCCACTTTGGCTAACGATTCTCTAATGCTCTATATTGAAGATAAATTACAACACCTCCATCTCACTTTCACCAAAATCGCTCAAGGCGTGCCTACTGGAGTGAATTTTGAAAACATTGACTCAGTCTCGCTCTCAAGGGCGTTCAATTCAAGGATCAAAGCATGAATTTAAACTTTATGCCCTTATTGCATGCTTATAACCATGCGAGCATTGATTTTCATTTCAATTCTAGCGCTAGGGATTTTTGCGTGCATGAAGTGCCTTTGTATGAATTTAGCAACACGGGCGAACATGCCGTTATTCAAGTGAGGAAAAGCGGTTTAAGCACTTTGGAAATGCTTCACATTTTTTCTCAAATTTTAGGGGTAAAAATCGCTGAATTGGGTTATGCGGGCTTGAAAGATAAAAACGCACTGACGACTCAATTCATCTCACTCCCTAAAAAATACGCCCCTTTATTAGAAAAAAATACGAGCAACTTTCAAGAAAGAAACCTTAAAATCCTGTCTTTGAATTACCACCATAATAAAATCAAATTAGGGCATTTGAAAGGGAATCGCTTTTTTATGCGTTTTAAAAAAATGACCCCCCTAAACGCTCAAAAAACAAAGCAGGTTTTAGAACAAATCGTGCAGTTTGGCATGCCTAATTATTTTGGCTCGCAACGCTTCGGGAAGTTCAATGACAACCATAAAGAAGGGTTAAAAATCTTACAAAATAAAACGAAATTCGCCCATCAAAAATTAAACGCTTTTTTAATTTCAAGCTATCAAAGTTATTTGTTTAATTCGCTTTTAAGCAAACGATTAGAAATCAGTAAAATCATTAGCGATTTTAGTATCAAAGAAAATTTAGAATTTTTTAAACAAAAAAATTTAAGCGTCCATTCAAGCACCCTAAAAACCCTTAAAAACCAAGCCCACCCCTTTAAAATCTTAGAAGGCGATGTGATGCGCCATTACCCTTATGGGAAGTTTTTTGACGCTTTAGAATTAGAAAAAGAAAGCGAAAGGTTTTTAAACAAAGAAGCTGTGCCTACTGGGTTACTAGATGGCAAAAAAGCTCTTTATGCAAAAAATTTGAGTTTAGA
The Helicobacter pylori genome window above contains:
- the recR gene encoding recombination mediator RecR, encoding MNTYKNSLNHFLNLVDCLEKIPNVGKKSAFKMAYHLGLENPYLALKITHALENALENLKTCTSCNALSESEVCEICSDESRQNSQLCMVLHPRDVFILEDLKDFLGRYYVLNSIEEVDFNALEKRLIEENIKEIIFAFPPTLANDSLMLYIEDKLQHLHLTFTKIAQGVPTGVNFENIDSVSLSRAFNSRIKA
- the truD gene encoding tRNA pseudouridine(13) synthase TruD; translation: MNLNFMPLLHAYNHASIDFHFNSSARDFCVHEVPLYEFSNTGEHAVIQVRKSGLSTLEMLHIFSQILGVKIAELGYAGLKDKNALTTQFISLPKKYAPLLEKNTSNFQERNLKILSLNYHHNKIKLGHLKGNRFFMRFKKMTPLNAQKTKQVLEQIVQFGMPNYFGSQRFGKFNDNHKEGLKILQNKTKFAHQKLNAFLISSYQSYLFNSLLSKRLEISKIISDFSIKENLEFFKQKNLSVHSSTLKTLKNQAHPFKILEGDVMRHYPYGKFFDALELEKESERFLNKEAVPTGLLDGKKALYAKNLSLEIEKEFQHNLLNSHAKTLGSRRFFWVFAENVTSQYIKEKAQFELGFYLPKGSYASALLKEIKHEKGENDDEF